A window of Candidatus Melainabacteria bacterium RIFOXYA2_FULL_32_9 genomic DNA:
TGGTAGAATATTACTTCAGTATGGCAGAAAAATATGGCCTTATTGTTACCGGAGGGTCAGATTACCATGGATCTGCCGGCAATAAAAAACTTGTTCCTGGTCAAAATTTCGTTCCAGGATGGGTATTAGGAAAGCTAAAAGAAGAAAAAAATCGTATAGAAATTGCTTCTTATTAAAGCATGTAACAGTTTTTATATAAATTTTTTAAATATTTATTTCTCATTTAGGATAAAGTTTATATAATTAATTTTGTTAATAAGGATTGTGATTGAGTATAGTTATGAGAGGAATGAAGTTAGGGGAAGTGTTACGTTTTAGATTTGAGTTAATTACAGGACCTATGAGTTGTGGTAAGACTGAAGAATTACTAAGAAGACTTACCAGAGCAAGAATTGCTAATAGAAAAGTAAAAATATTTTCACCGGCAATAGATACAAGAGCTCCTGAAAGTTGCATAGAATCACGAAATGGATCTTATGAATCCGCTATAAAAATCAACTCTGCTTTAGAAATTTTAAATTATGTTGAAGAAGATGATGAAGTAGTAGCAATAGATGAACTTCAATTTTTCGAAAGAGATATTGTAGATGTTGTTTTGAAGCTTATAAAAAATAATAAGAAGGTTATTGGAACGGGTTTGGATCTTGATTTTAAAGAAGAACCTTTTGGTCCAATAGGTGAGTTATTTTGTTATGCTGATAAAGTAGATAAACTTACTGCAATCTGCATGAAGTGTGGATCTGAGTTTGGAAACAGAACTCAAAGATTAATAAATGGTAAACCTGCTGACAGAACATCTCCTTTAATTATGGTTGGAGGGGATGAAAAGTATGAAGCACGCTGTTTTGAATGTTATGAAATTAATGATAGAGAATTTTCCGGAGAAAATATATTAGTTTCAAATAAATAACGATTTTAAAGAACGGCGGTTGTTTCGCTATTCTTTCTGCTAGCTAACTTGCCATGATGCGTCCTTGACTCACACCAAAAGTGTGAGTCTTTACATAAAAATAGATAAATAAAGATTAATTCTCTATTTATCTATTTTAACGCTCTTTATATCAGCTTAAAATTCTTATTTATTTAGCCCTTTGCAAGAGATAATTTATATTGACCAAATAATTCTTCTACTTCTTTCAATGAAGGCACTATTTCTCTTTCAAATATATTTTGAGCTTTTTGATAATTACCATTTTTAATTTCTTCTAGTACTTTTCTACCTGTTGAATGAATTAATTGATGAGGTCTATCAATTTTTTCGAAGATATTTTTTTCTTCAAAAGTTGGATTGTAAGAAAAATACCATTTACCAAACTTACATAACGTATGATCAAGTTGTAAACTAACATTATGGTTTTTTGTTTCTATTGCATTCTGCAATGTTTCGACCCATTTTCTATGATCTTGGAGTCTTAAGTCTAAGAAATATTGTTTTTCCATAGAATCTAAGGTCGAAGCAATGTTTATTAAAGAATTAGATAGATTTAATAATGTATTTTGCTGGCCTAAAAACTTATTAACTTGATTATCAATATCAGATAACTGATGAGTAACTTCTTCTATAGAATTACTTATATTCTGCATTGCAGCATTCATTTGCTGTGTTCTTGCAGAAGTTGATTGGAAATTATCTGTTATTTCTGTGATTATTCCAACCATATCTTTTACTTGACCTATAGTATGTGATAGATTTGTGCTTAATAATTCAAATTGTTCTTCACTTTGCTGTAAAGAATGAATCGTGTTAGAAGATGCACCAATGGTTAATTCAGTTATTTTTTGTATATTGTTTATTTCATTTTTAACTAGATCAGTTGAATTACTTGTTTTTTCAGCAAGTTTTTTAACCTCATCAGCCACAACAGCAAAACCCTTACCATGTTCACCAGCTCTTGCTGCTTCTATTGCTGCATTAAGAGCCAATAAGTTAGTTTGACTGGCAATATTTTGAATAGTCTCAATTATGTGTCCTATTGACTCAGAACCTTTTTTAAGAAATTGCATTTGTTCTTCCAGTTCTTTTGAAGAACTTTGTAACTGATTAAAGCTTGCTTTAACAGCTTTTGTTTGATTTTGCCCTTCTAGTGTATTTTGAGAAACTTCTTTTGCCATATCAGAAAGTTTCATGCATTTTTGGTTATCTTTTTCTGTAATTTCAGCTGTTTCACTTACCGCTGCTGTTAATTCTTCAATTGTGCTTAAAATATTTTCTTGCTGTTCACTTGAAACTTCTATGGAATTTTTTATTTTTTGACATTCGTCTATTCCTTGTGTAGCTTGCTTTTTAACAGCCAATCCTTGATCTAGAATCTCAAAAATTTTCTCAACAAGATCTGTTATAGACATATGGGCTTTATTAAAAGCTTTTTCAATTTTTTCAAATAAAGTTTTTAAAGCCTTAACTTCAAATTTAATATTAAAATCTCTTCTTTGCTGAATTATATCAGTTATTTTAGTCAACACTGAATCTAAATTTTCATCTATTCTTACAAAACTATTTGCAAGAACTAATAAAATACTTAGGGCTACTGATATTAATACAAATAATATCGGTGTTTTCAAAAGTATAAGAAGTATTGTAATAACCTGGAGAATAACTATAGCAGCTGGTATAGATTTCTTAAATCCAGTCATAGATTTTTTTCCTTTCTTACTCAGTTTTTTAGCAAAAAAATATGATATAAAGGCCATTATAGTATAATTTTACAAAAACAATCAACAAAAATAAAAAAATAATTATCAATAAAATTTGTAAAAAGATTTTTATTTAATTTTTATTAGATTTCTTTGTTTTTCTTTAAATTTATTCTTACATTGAGTTGAGTCTAAAAGTTCTTCTAGTGTTGTATTTTTAAAATAGTTAAAGAATTTTTCGTTGGCTGAGACTACCAGTTTTCTTAAAGAACAATCCCCTTCGCAAATAGGATTAAAAACACAGTCTTTTACTTGGAAAGGCCCTTCAATAATTTCGTATATCTCTATTAATTTAATTTCTTTTCCTGATTTTTTTAGTTTAAAACCACCTTTTGGACCTCTTACTGAGTCTATAAGTTTTTC
This region includes:
- a CDS encoding thymidine kinase, which codes for MKLGEVLRFRFELITGPMSCGKTEELLRRLTRARIANRKVKIFSPAIDTRAPESCIESRNGSYESAIKINSALEILNYVEEDDEVVAIDELQFFERDIVDVVLKLIKNNKKVIGTGLDLDFKEEPFGPIGELFCYADKVDKLTAICMKCGSEFGNRTQRLINGKPADRTSPLIMVGGDEKYEARCFECYEINDREFSGENILVSNK